Genomic segment of Methanomicrobia archaeon:
AAGGGATAGAGATACCGGTGATCCGCGGGATCGAAGAGCTCATGGATGCACGCATCGCAGATCGCCGTGTCCACGGGCGTCACCGAGGTCTTGCGGCCCTCTGAACTCATGAGTATCCTGAAATCGTCATACCCGGTGACCGGCTCGTCCTTGACTTCGATCTTATCGATCGCGGCAAGCGGTGGCAGTTTCTCGTTGAGCATGTCCATGAAATCAGCTACGCTATCGCCGTTTCCAGCACCGTTTACCAGCCCGATCTCCACGTTCGAGCCTTTGTTCAGCACGAAGCCGCGCAATCCGAGCTTCTTCGCCACCCGGTACACCGTTGGCCGAAAGCCAACGCCTTGCACCGTGCCACTCACCATGATCTTCATTTTGTAACGGCCAGTTCACCGGACTGTAGCTCACCTGATCTTCTCGACGATCTGACGCACCGCAATTACCGCGGGCGCATCATCCGGCAAGTCTACCACAGGTCGTCCTTGAGCATCATATTCGGAGATGAGCGGGTCAAAGGGGATAATCTCGTCGATCTCGATCCCGTACGTGGAAGCAGCCGCGCGGAGTTCATCGGCAGCGCCTTCGGGTATCTTGTTCGCCACGATGAGCAATCGCTTCACGTCAACATCGATCTCGCGCGCAATCTCCTGTAGCCGCACCGCCGTCTTGAAGCTCTTCCGCGTCCTGTCGAGCACCACGAGCATGATGTCCACGTCACGCGTGGTCCGCCGGCTGAGATGCTCCAGACCCGCTTCACAATCGATGATCGTGTAATCGTAGTTCTGGGCGAGAGTATCGATGATCATGCGTATGATGTGATTCACCGGGCAGTAACAGCCCGGGCCTTCAGGCCGACCCATCACCAGCAGGTCATAGCGGTCCTCTT
This window contains:
- a CDS encoding ATP-binding protein gives rise to the protein MKNGKVIAVAGKGGTGKTAIAALLLRELLSGHGDRTISILAVDADADSNLPDALGVACEKSLGDIREQLLEEKQRNIALDLRSQFEGKIAAIMAEEDRYDLLVMGRPEGPGCYCPVNHIIRMIIDTLAQNYDYTIIDCEAGLEHLSRRTTRDVDIMLVVLDRTRKSFKTAVRLQEIAREIDVDVKRLLIVANKIPEGAADELRAAASTYGIEIDEIIPFDPLISEYDAQGRPVVDLPDDAPAVIAVRQIVEKIR